ATCAGAGCGCTGCGTGTCGACATAAAGGGCATCTTGCGCGGACCAAGTCTCACGCCGAACTTCCTCATCAGCGATATCGTCGGATTCCTCCTCCATTTGGCCCTTGCGGCCGACTGGTCCGCCGTCTGGCGGCGGAAGTTATTCAGATCCGTGCCGCTCTCGCGCGCCCTCGCGGACAACCTCTACGATTTTTGGGTCGCCTTCCGAAAGGAACGTTGGCACAAGGAGGACCACGCCGAGGCGAGGATGGACAAGTGGTGCCCGCACCTGTACAGGTCGCCGCCCCCGCGGCTGCGGTCTTACCGCGAGATCCTCAACCGGCAACAGGCGTTGAAGAACTGCTGCGGCGCCCAGCTGCACGGCCTGGAGACGCGGGACGTGGCGAGGAacatgctgctgcaggccgGTCTTGCGTTCTGTTGGGCTTGGGCGCTGTTCAGTGACCACATCACGCTCATCCGGCTGTTGGCTGCGATCGAGAACGACCGCAAAGTTTACCGAGACAAGATCGAGGCGTCGACTCCGCCCGTGTTCCGCAAAGGAGAAGACCCGATGCCCGTGGCTCGGGGCGGACAATCACACAGCAGCTTGAGAAGAGTGCAGCGACAGATCAGCCGCGGCCACGACCTCATCGACAAGTTTGTGGAGCTGGAGATGTGTGATGTCGGAAATGACGCTGCCTGGGTCGAGACGGAATGGTTGTCGGAGAAGGACGGTGTGATTCCCGCAGACATGGTGGTCAACGCAGATCTGTTCCTCGTGAACCGTGTCGCCTTCTCGGCAGGTTTGTCTTGGCTTCTGGTATCTATCAGCTGCGACTTTGCGACATTTTACCTCCTTGTTCTAATACTTCGTGTCAAGAGTCGTTTCATATAGGTGGTGGCAAGCAATTCAGTTCACACGTGTtccgctgctgttgctgtgaTGTCTCGAGAAGACGCCAGCACGCACAAGAGCAGTATGTGGCATTGGTATAGTGGGCATTGACTCATTAACACCGTAAAACAGGATATCGCTTTCCATGCAAACGCCTTCCGATGCAACCCTCGAACTTAGCGCCGTCTTCGGAATTTGCTGTTGTGTCCCGGTCCGCCTTTGGCACCATGGTTCTTCAACTTCAACCGCCGGAAGTTTGTGTGCGCCATTTCGTTGACCTTCCTCACGGCCTTCTTGACCGCCCCCGTCTTTTCAGTCttcttagcaccctttatCTTGGGTTCTTTGCGTTTTGCCGACTCGTCAAATTCTGCGTCCGAGTCGGGCCCCAGGCCCGCAAGCTCATCTTGCGTCTCATCCGCCGCACCGTTGGCTTCTTGTGTTCCCGACACATTCACCTCATCGTCTTCCGCTTCCTgcccgccctcggccaggccaGATGGTCGTTTGATTTGAACAGGCTTCATGTTGCTTCGTCTTGTTGTTCGCTTCtggcccttcttcttgtagACCCTCAACGGCATTCCATCCCTGCCTTTCTGCTCTTCATCAGGGCTATCGTATAAGCCTTCGTCATCAAATCCGCCTAGAGGTAGATGCACTTGGCTGTCGACAGCAAGCATCTCGTCGTTCTTCGGCTTCGGGGGCGCTTTCGGCTGGACGACCTCGCCTTCTGCTTCTCGAAGGGCATCAagatcgtcatcgtcgtccagcttTTCCTCCTCCACTTTTCGGAGGCTTGCGACAATGGCACTGAGACCCCGGACAATTGGCTTCCGGGGCAAACGGAGAGGCGGCGCCGTGAATTCATCGTCCTTGGTTGGGGGCGGTTGGGCGTGTCTTTTGAGAAAGGACGGAGTGCTGAACTGGAGCTTCGAAACGGTTGTGGGTGTTTTGGCATCGGGTGTTTGGGTGCCCTTGTTCTTCAACGGCGTCATGAAGCTATCCAGCATCTGCCGTTTGCTTGTTGACATGGGTGTACGCCCAAACCTCGCAttgtcctcctcgtccgtggGCGTGGCACGCTTCCGCGGTGTCGTCATCGCTCTTGCATCGGCAGAAGTGTTCAAATCCAGGTTTCTTCTTGAAGGCGTGCCGAGTTCGCGCTCCACCATCAAGTCAAACAGTCCAAGTACGCGGCCATCGCGCTGCGGTGTAGGGCCTATCGATCTGGGGGCCGCGGGGCTGAACAGTGTTCGAGAAATAGAGGGAGTGCTAATGAGACCGGCATCATCAGGATTCGATCTCCCTTTCGAAGGTGTCTCGACATATTTCTGTTTCTTGGAAGGCGTTGTGGTGGACGCGGGATTCTCTTTTCGCTTCTTCGACTGGGGTTCTACCTTCGGGGGCGGCTGGATCTTTCCAGAGAGAATGTCGCGGACTTTGTTGTACTGCTTGTACTTTTGTGCTGCCGGTATTATCAGTGTTTTGAGCCCAATAGGTTGGATAACAAAGACTCTGCGTACCTATGTCGGTATTGCGCTTGATGTCGTCTCTGCCCGGTTTCTTTCCGTCATGAGATTTCGCCCATGAGGTTTCCCAGCTCTTCAGTTCAACACGAAGTTTCTGGGACTCTGCTTCGTAATCAGCCCTCGTTCggtcgtccatgtcgaggTTTTTCTTGGCTAATTGGAGGGTAAATACGTCATTGGAGGCAAGTGGTTGTGACAGATGGGAGGTGTGACAACCTGGGCAGATAAGGTAGTTAGGTGGTTGAAGGTATCCGTAGCCTGGGTGGAATTTGATGTGGAGGTATGGGGAGCGGGACGCGATCGAGACGCGACACAGGAAAACCACTAAACGCGAAAGATTCATGGTTGCCCAGCAGTACAgcagcagggggggggggggttgcatCAGTGCACTGGCCTCACCCCAACCCCACTGGGATCGGCCTCAGCTCATTCCAGCTTactaaggtacctacctaatcaatgtggtggtggtcgcaCCCAGTGACACTCTCGAAACAGCGCATCTCCATCGTCTTGTCTTGCCTCGACACTTTGACTACCTCCTCTGCGGAACTCTGCACCTTTTGGCATGTCCCCTGAAGCGGCAACCGGCGACACCTCGAACCCACGAGATCTCCGTTCCGCCGTCTTACAAACCACACTGCAGGAGATATCCTCGCGACCGCCCGACCTTCAAGACTGCTGCGTCATCTGTCTGGAAGAGATCACCGAAGGTTGCGAGACGCAACCGTGCCACCATCGCAATTTCGACTACCTCTGCCTCATAACATGGCTGGAGCAACAGACAGCATGTCCGCTGTGTAAGACAGAAATCAAGGAGGTTCGCTACGATTTCAGCGACGACCGAAAACAATGGAAGACATTTGAGGTACCAGAGCGGCCACAGAATAAGGCCAATGCTGCGGGAGCTTCTCCCCCGAGCCAACAACCGAGGCGATACTACTCCCATGCACGCCCACGACACCCGCGACCTCATGCGCACGCAAGTCGGACTTTCACCCCTTCTCAGGATGGAGCGATTGCCCGCCGGAGGGCCGTCTATCGAAACCAGTTATACTCGCTACATGTCGGCTCGAACCGGATCTCAAGATACAGAGACCTGACGCCGCAAATGTTCGCGTCCGATACGGAACTTGTCTCCCGCGCGCGCACTTTTCTCCGTCGAGAGCTGCAGGTCTTCGAGTTCCTCTCCCCGGACATCGACGCGCGACCCCAGGATGCCGACCCTGTTCGACGACGGAGAGCAAACAATGCTGAATTTCTCCTTGAATACATCGTTGCGATCCTTAAAACCGTCGATATGCAGGGCAGCATgggccaggccgaggagctgatCCAGGAGTTTTTGGGAAGGGAGAACACGCGACTCTTGCTTCATGAGCTCAGGGCCTGGTTGCGGAGTCCCTACATGTCGCTCGAGAACTGGGATCGCGCTGTGCAGTATCCAGATGTTGTTCCTAAGCGACGGCGATCTCAAAGCCCCGGCGCAAGTAACCGCGCAGAAACTTCGGGTAGTGCCGACGGGATCTATCCCTCGAGTTGGAGGAGAGACGAGCGACGCAGGTGCCGGCGCGAGCCCTACGAGTCACGTCGTTCACGAAATGATGAGAGATTACGTGAGGCGACTGAGCGATACACAGTTGACTAAGGCCTTATAATCGACCCAAGCCACATGATACCCTGTTTTTTCTGGccgtggcggtggcggaTTTTTTTTTGTCGGAATCTTTTTGATGGATGAGACGTCCAGAGTACACTGGGCCCCAATGTAACCTTGTACGACACGGACCTCTAGGCAAGACATCAGAGCTTAATAGACGAATGATGACAGTGCAACATAGCAAATCAAGTATCGAAATGGATGGACCCCTGCAGTGCGCCGGAAGTTTCTCAGTCCCGCCTTCGCCGCTCTCTCCTGGGCTGAAcaatggggggggggtggattCGCCGATGGAATGAGAAGGCAGCAATCCCGTCGGCCCGGTCAAGAAAACCCCCCTCACCCTAATAGATTCCGGTCTGATCGGAGTCCGGACTTGCTTGGTAATCAAGTGAAGTCGGCACGCTGGGCGGAGTCCCGCCCGTGCTTCAAGATGCCGAGGCGATCTCACAAAGACATTTTGCATCCGAAATCTCAAGCCGGGGCCTTTTATCAGACGATTCCCGTCATTGTCGATTTCCCAATTAACCGTTTCCCTCAACATCCAAATACCCTGTATACTCTGTAACGAATGAACGCCTCACGACAAGCAAGCAAAATggccaacatcaacatcaaaATCATCTCGGACCCTGTCTGCCCTTTTGTAAGACGTCACTTTGGCGATAAACTTTGTTTTAGTAACCCCCACTAACACGAccaaacaaaacaaaagtGCTATCTTGGCAATGCCCGTCTGAACCGGGCGATAGACCTGTACAAGAAGACGTACCCGGGTGGCAAGGACGACACCTTCAACGTCACATGGCAGGCCTACTACCTCAacccgacggcgccggccaagGGCTTGCCCGTCAACGAGGTCATGGCGTCGCGGTTCGGCGCCGATCGGCTCGAGATGATGCATGCGCACATGAAGAAGCTGGGTGTGGCCGAGGGTTTCAACTTCACCTTTGGCGGCAAGACCGGGCACACGCGCGACGCGCACCGAGCGATTCAGCTGGCCAAGTCCAAGGGCcccgaggtcgagaacgCCGTCATGACATCCATCATGAAAAGCTATTttgaggaggacggcgacgtgACGAGCTGGGACATGATtgtcgacgcggccgcccgGGGCGGGCTGGAGAGGGACGAGGTGCGCAAGTggctcgaggagggcaagggcgGGCGCGAGGTTGatgagcaggtcgaggatgccTACCGGATGGGTGTCCGCGGGGTGCCTCATTTTGTCATCAACGACAAGtacgaggtcggcggcgcgcaggaGGTGGGCGAGTTCCTGAGACAAATCgtggcggccaaggagaagggcggccAGGGTTCgagcggaggaggtggaCTGTCATGCTAAGAGCATGCGAGATTCGTTCTATCATCTCCTCGCAGCATGTTGGGAGTAAAGAACAGGGGTTTAAAAAACAATAAAAAAGGTCAACATCATAATCATGTAGCCTTCTTGTCGCATTTTGGGTATCGTGTCGTAAAACCATTGCAAAAGTGCTGTCCGGCTTTCACATGTTCAGTAAACCGCCCAAgtccttctccatcgcccGCAGCCGTAGCTGCAGCTcacgcttcttcttgtcgagcTCCCGCACAATCTCTTCCTCGGCCCGCAGGTCGTCCTCCGTCATAAgatcctcgacctcgtcctcgtcttcgttTTCTTGCTCATCGGCGTgtccctcgtcgccgtcgctcaTCCAGTGATCCTTATTCATCTTCTCAAGCGCGGCTTGGTGCTCGGCAACCTTGGCCTCATAGTAGGCCAGCGTGTTGGTCTGGTGGGCGTACCGCGATCGCAGCTGGGGGATCCGCTCAAGCGCACCGGGGAGTGCGTAGACACCGCACAGCTTCTTCGCGCCCTCGAGAAGGATGTCGACGtcaacatcgccgcccttgatGGCCGCCTGTCGCTCGCCGCGGCGCAGCTGCGCGTGAAGGTCGCCGCCCaggacggccgagacggcggtgTGTCGACGGGGACCGACCatgccgccaacgccgcTGCGGGAGCTTCCAGGTGGCGGACCGGTGGTGACCTCGCCCGAGGCGACGTTGAATACGGTTTGGCGGCGGCTCGAGGTGGGTTTCGCGTCTGGGTTCTgcgaggcggaagaggacggcgggggtggtggagggggcACGGAAAAGAGGGCGCGCTCGTGGGCCTCGGTATCACGGATGAGGGAGGTGATGTCGGCATTGTGTAGCATCGCGTTTGTGAAAATTTTCGGAGGTGGGAAGCTTTGCACCGGTCAGTTGTTCAGCCAAATAATCCGAGGGGCATTGTATGGATCGCGGGGTAGGAGGGAAGCCAGACGTACGGGAGGGAGTCGATGCCTTCGCAGGAGAGAGCTATTTGCTCTAGATGGATTGAGAGCATTGACATGATGGCGGTTCAGACCCCGGGCCTGTTTGAGGTTCTGTTCCTGAGGCGTATTGTTCGCGGGCTGTTGGTGATTGCGATCTTGCAGTCAAGCCGACTCGGTAGGATATTGTTGATGTGGGATTGAGAGTGAGAGGTTCAATGTTGACAAGGTACCCCACCAAACACAAATGGCttagagagagaaagagagcgCGCCGTTGTTTGGCGCACGGGCCAACAACCGTTCATCCCAAACCACGAACGCCAAGCATCTATCATTTCTTCAACAACATCCCGTCGGTCGCAGTCTTGGAAGTCCCCCCCATCTCCAGAGTCAACTTGGGAGTTAGGGACTTCCTTAGTTCTGGCCGCATCAGATCGACATGTTTGCCGTGGGCCACACGTTCTTCGCGACGATGCTGAcagccaagccaagccaagccaagcctTGCCGTGTCTTTCTTGCGGTTGAGACAGTCGACGGGCATGGCAATTGGAAGTCAACTTGACTTGATCAGCGAAGATGCGTCGCTGCACTCGGAACTACGAATACAGATTACGCCCAGCCATGACTGAATCGTCTAGCAAAGACAAGCAGCAAAATTAGATGTTGTCTATAAGGCTGCACTTCTCTGTACACGGACTCGTTCATGATTGTTGTTGCCTCTCGGCGAGCAGTGTGATCGCAACTAGTGCTTGTGACCCCGGGTTGGGCGTGCCGATTGGCTGGGCATGCGACGTCAGTTATGACGACAACCTCGGACTCTCATTGGATTGTCTTCGTGTCTGCTGGGGTTTGCTCTCTGCGGCCTGTAGGATgctccttttctttcccacATGCATCTTAGGCTCTCAGCCGAGCTCATGGCACCATTGCAGCAGTTGCAGTCAGTTAGTACAAGTCGACAGGGCTCTTTCCGGGTGTGCACTGCGAACGAACGGCTCGACCGCGGTTGGCCTCTTTTCGTGCCACTGTGGGGGCTTCTCGGAGCCTCGCATgtcctctctgcctctcttcTTGCACTGCCCAGATCTGACTGCATGCCGCTCTTGCGCATCTCATTTCACTGTTGGCTCATCTCagccccttccccctcccccggcccCCAAAACGGAACACCTGAAGGAAGGCTAGGGCAACAGGGGGGcaggcaacggcaacggcagcgggGTGGCGCCCTAGCCGCTGACGGCTGGGGTCTGTAATAGGCAAGTCGCCCTGCTCCGGTCCAGTGATCAGTCAGAAGCAACCGTCGCCAATACCGGCCGCCTCAGCAAACTCAGCCCTGCACCTGCACCCGCACTTGCAACTTCCTTCTtccgtcgatgatggtgtgTCCTCTGCGGTAGGTACTCTACGTTTTTGTACTGCGACTACCTCGGGACTAGGGTCTCTAGGTTCGTTGTTGGAGTTTGTTCTGTGTctcaccggcgccgtcctccatcccccttccccacGATATAATGCCGCGTGAGCacccgccgccatcctcccGCTGGTCACTTGATCAAATACACTTTCTGTCACCGTCTTCACTACTGACATTACCTCGCGTCCCCTCTTGGCTGTATATCATCCTCGCGCTCCCAgtcgtcatggccgccggTATCTTCTCCATCCCAGCCTTGGCCGAAAGGGTTGGGTTGCGCTACCGTTCACGACAGCAGAAGCGTGCCGACTTGCTCAAGAAAAGGATGGGCTCAACAAAGTTCCTGGGCTCCCAGGTTGGAGGCAGCTCCGTCATCAGCTACTCATACACGGATTTCCCCTGGAAGCTGTTCGCCTGGGATATC
The DNA window shown above is from Colletotrichum destructivum chromosome 2, complete sequence and carries:
- a CDS encoding Putative Zinc finger, RING-type encodes the protein MSPEAATGDTSNPRDLRSAVLQTTLQEISSRPPDLQDCCVICLEEITEGCETQPCHHRNFDYLCLITWLEQQTACPLCKTEIKEVRYDFSDDRKQWKTFEVPERPQNKANAAGASPPSQQPRRYYSHARPRHPRPHAHASRTFTPSQDGAIARRRAVYRNQLYSLHVGSNRISRYRDLTPQMFASDTELVSRARTFLRRELQVFEFLSPDIDARPQDADPVRRRRANNAEFLLEYIVAILKTVDMQGSMGQAEELIQEFLGRENTRLLLHELRAWLRSPYMSLENWDRAVQYPDVVPKRRRSQSPGASNRAETSGSADGIYPSSWRRDERRRCRREPYESRRSRNDERLREATERYTVD
- a CDS encoding Putative DSBA-like thioredoxin domain, Thioredoxin-like superfamily, with the protein product MNASRQASKMANINIKIISDPVCPFCYLGNARLNRAIDLYKKTYPGGKDDTFNVTWQAYYLNPTAPAKGLPVNEVMASRFGADRLEMMHAHMKKLGVAEGFNFTFGGKTGHTRDAHRAIQLAKSKGPEVENAVMTSIMKSYFEEDGDVTSWDMIVDAAARGGLERDEVRKWLEEGKGGREVDEQVEDAYRMGVRGVPHFVINDKYEVGGAQEVGEFLRQIVAAKEKGGQGSSGGGGLSC
- a CDS encoding Putative DNA replication/checkpoint protein, which translates into the protein MDDRTRADYEAESQKLRVELKSWETSWAKSHDGKKPGRDDIKRNTDIAQKYKQYNKVRDILSGKIQPPPKVEPQSKKRKENPASTTTPSKKQKYVETPSKGRSNPDDAGLISTPSISRTLFSPAAPRSIGPTPQRDGRVLGLFDLMVERELGTPSRRNLDLNTSADARAMTTPRKRATPTDEEDNARFGRTPMSTSKRQMLDSFMTPLKNKGTQTPDAKTPTTVSKLQFSTPSFLKRHAQPPPTKDDEFTAPPLRLPRKPIVRGLSAIVASLRKVEEEKLDDDDDLDALREAEGEVVQPKAPPKPKNDEMLAVDSQVHLPLGGFDDEGLYDSPDEEQKGRDGMPLRVYKKKGQKRTTRRSNMKPVQIKRPSGLAEGGQEAEDDEVNVSGTQEANGAADETQDELAGLGPDSDAEFDESAKRKEPKIKGAKKTEKTGAVKKAVRKVNEMAHTNFRRLKLKNHGAKGGPGHNSKFRRRR
- a CDS encoding Putative DASH complex subunit Spc34 protein; the protein is MSMLSIHLEQIALSCEGIDSLPFPPPKIFTNAMLHNADITSLIRDTEAHERALFSVPPPPPPPSSSASQNPDAKPTSSRRQTVFNVASGEVTTGPPPGSSRSGVGGMVGPRRHTAVSAVLGGDLHAQLRRGERQAAIKGGDVDVDILLEGAKKLCGVYALPGALERIPQLRSRYAHQTNTLAYYEAKVAEHQAALEKMNKDHWMSDGDEGHADEQENEDEDEVEDLMTEDDLRAEEEIVRELDKKKRELQLRLRAMEKDLGGLLNM